The following proteins are co-located in the Anomalospiza imberbis isolate Cuckoo-Finch-1a 21T00152 chromosome 1, ASM3175350v1, whole genome shotgun sequence genome:
- the PPDPFL gene encoding pancreatic progenitor cell differentiation and proliferation factor-like protein yields MASVPSAGCLLAKNQYYRTRLNSESSVSSSSSCCLDAVNITDQDKALHGLPELIDKYWWIKSFFHSEPSPPTVGRKTLSASSTNS; encoded by the exons ATGGCCTCCGTCCCCTCCGCCGGCTGCCTCCTGGCCAAGAACCAGTACTACAGGA CAAGACTGAACTCAGAATCCAGCGtttcttccagctcctcctgctgttTGGATGCTGTGAATATCACAGACCAGGACAAAGCATTGCATG GGTTACCAGAGTTAATTGATAAATATTGGTGGATAAAAAGCTTCTTCCATAGTGAACCCTCTCCACCAACTGTTGGCAGAAAAACACTCTCAGCAAGCAG TACCAACAGTTGA